The following coding sequences lie in one Vibrio casei genomic window:
- a CDS encoding penicillin-binding protein activator, which produces MKIMNHKSLSVSRLLTSIVLMLLVSACSSLSSQPNQADITAQPTQSSQAYASMAAESEPAMKTDWLIMALKASVVENDHPQAEALLKTLAKLPLSNMQQAEWLLARAKITAATSDAETSLKGLNFQDQWQLADIQWANYHQLRAQLFEEMKDYFNADRDWIEYKEFQPQSDSADINQHIWTNLSLYSADEIVQLKPQPNEVELKGWLYVATAMKTKLNDPIKLQEELQQWFAQNISHPIVTNTPEDVQKLLDLDITNPQNIAVLLPLNGKYEKPAKLIRDGFIHAMTNDKDKNPTFKMTIYDTSTQSLDDIYTQLKASNVDFIVGPLTKDNIERLQEINDNTIPVLALNFPDNIEKGNQICYLTLSPEQEGTQAAKHLFKTGFKYPLVLAPKDKLGQRITEAFSTEWEKLSNTPVSTSGFGNRAELQKNVKDAFGLTDSQTRINQIRQITNMNMETEARSRRDIDSVYIIATRSELTLLKPFIEVAINPDAKPPKLFSNSRSNNGKARQYQDVEGIIFSDIPMLLDQNDSAANEYDSLWPNSNNTEKRLHALGMDSYSLLDKLSTMKAVPNYKSQGQTGLLSINDQCVVQRELSWAEHEAFHSQE; this is translated from the coding sequence ATGAAAATTATGAATCACAAGAGCCTCAGTGTATCACGCTTATTAACTTCAATTGTATTGATGTTGTTAGTCTCAGCGTGTTCTTCACTTTCATCTCAGCCGAATCAAGCTGACATTACAGCCCAGCCAACACAAAGCTCACAAGCTTATGCCAGTATGGCGGCAGAGAGCGAACCTGCAATGAAAACCGACTGGTTAATCATGGCACTGAAAGCTTCTGTAGTTGAAAACGATCACCCTCAAGCGGAAGCTTTACTGAAAACACTCGCAAAATTGCCATTATCTAATATGCAGCAAGCTGAATGGTTACTAGCACGAGCAAAGATAACCGCCGCTACTTCGGATGCTGAAACCTCACTCAAAGGTTTGAACTTCCAAGATCAATGGCAACTAGCCGATATTCAATGGGCAAATTACCACCAACTGCGCGCTCAATTATTTGAAGAGATGAAAGATTACTTCAATGCTGATCGTGACTGGATTGAATATAAAGAGTTTCAACCCCAATCAGATTCCGCTGATATCAACCAACATATTTGGACAAACCTGAGCCTCTATTCTGCCGACGAAATCGTACAACTAAAACCTCAACCAAATGAGGTCGAATTAAAAGGCTGGCTATACGTTGCAACGGCAATGAAAACCAAATTAAATGACCCAATCAAGCTGCAAGAAGAGCTACAGCAATGGTTTGCTCAGAATATCAGTCATCCAATTGTCACAAACACACCAGAAGATGTGCAAAAACTGCTGGATCTTGATATCACAAATCCTCAGAACATTGCCGTCTTGCTACCACTCAATGGTAAGTACGAGAAACCAGCAAAACTTATCCGAGATGGTTTTATTCATGCCATGACAAACGATAAAGATAAGAATCCTACTTTTAAGATGACAATATATGACACATCGACACAAAGCTTGGACGATATATATACACAGCTTAAAGCCTCTAATGTTGATTTTATTGTTGGCCCATTAACAAAAGATAACATCGAGAGACTTCAAGAGATTAACGATAACACCATTCCCGTTCTTGCCTTGAACTTCCCAGATAATATCGAGAAAGGGAACCAAATTTGTTATTTAACGCTGTCCCCAGAGCAAGAAGGAACACAAGCAGCAAAACATTTATTTAAAACAGGTTTCAAATACCCATTAGTACTTGCCCCTAAAGACAAACTTGGCCAACGTATTACTGAAGCATTTAGTACTGAATGGGAAAAATTAAGCAACACTCCTGTTTCCACTAGTGGTTTTGGAAATCGTGCAGAGCTACAAAAGAATGTTAAAGATGCTTTTGGTTTAACGGATAGCCAAACTCGCATCAATCAAATTCGCCAAATTACCAATATGAATATGGAAACAGAAGCTCGTAGTCGCCGTGATATTGATTCTGTCTACATCATCGCAACACGTTCAGAACTGACATTACTTAAACCATTTATTGAAGTCGCGATTAATCCGGATGCCAAGCCGCCAAAATTGTTCTCAAACTCCCGCAGTAACAATGGCAAAGCTAGGCAATACCAAGATGTGGAAGGCATAATATTTAGCGACATTCCTATGCTGCTCGACCAAAACGATTCTGCTGCAAATGAATACGATTCACTCTGGCCAAACAGCAACAATACCGAAAAACGACTTCATGCTCTCGGCATGGACTCCTATAGCCTTCTTGATAAATTGTCAACAATGAAAGCGGTTCCAAACTATAAATCACAAGGTCAAACAGGCTTACTAAGCATCAATGACCAATGTGTTGTCCAAAGAGAACTAAGCTGGGCTGAACATGAAGCCTTTCACTCTCAAGAATAA
- a CDS encoding Lrp/AsnC family transcriptional regulator: MPLDKFDHALLKSLQCNCQTPLRELAEVVHLSTASVQRRVQKLKDEGYIKSNVAILEPNKLDQVITMVVEVQADKTQAIDLHLLKESFSGPEIQQCYYVTGEVDFLLVLLVPNMERFQEICGRLFDNNANVKSFRTMVALDRVKVTLDVL, from the coding sequence ATGCCTTTAGATAAATTCGACCATGCTTTACTTAAATCTTTGCAGTGCAACTGTCAAACTCCACTGCGTGAGTTAGCTGAAGTGGTACACCTTTCTACGGCTTCTGTTCAAAGGCGAGTTCAGAAGTTAAAAGACGAAGGTTATATAAAATCCAACGTTGCTATTCTGGAACCTAATAAATTGGATCAAGTGATCACAATGGTTGTTGAAGTTCAAGCTGATAAAACTCAAGCAATAGATCTACACTTATTGAAAGAGAGTTTTTCTGGGCCGGAAATTCAGCAATGCTACTACGTGACGGGAGAAGTGGATTTTTTGTTGGTACTTTTGGTGCCAAATATGGAACGTTTTCAGGAAATCTGTGGCAGACTTTTCGACAATAATGCGAATGTAAAAAGCTTTCGGACTATGGTGGCGTTGGATCGAGTGAAAGTCACTTTAGACGTATTATGA
- a CDS encoding phosphoheptose isomerase has product MLESINDSFKESIQIQIAAAESLPDAITHASQAMVSSLLNGNKILCCGNGGSAANAQQFVSCLVNRFETERPSFPAMALTADNSTLTAIANDYSYDEVFSKQVRAFGQAGDVLVAITTSGNSNNIIKAVEAAVTRDMTIIAFTGKDGGELAGLLGESDVEIRIPSHRTPRIHEVHLLTLHCLCDLIDQVIFPSHEG; this is encoded by the coding sequence ATGCTAGAAAGCATTAATGACAGTTTTAAAGAAAGTATTCAAATCCAGATTGCTGCAGCAGAATCCTTACCGGATGCGATAACTCACGCTTCTCAAGCAATGGTAAGTAGCCTACTTAATGGCAATAAGATTCTTTGCTGTGGTAATGGTGGATCGGCTGCAAACGCTCAGCAGTTTGTCTCTTGCCTTGTTAATCGCTTTGAGACAGAAAGGCCCAGTTTTCCTGCCATGGCATTAACGGCTGATAATTCAACCTTAACCGCCATCGCTAATGATTACAGTTATGATGAAGTATTCTCAAAACAAGTGCGAGCGTTCGGGCAAGCTGGTGATGTATTAGTCGCAATCACTACCAGCGGTAATAGTAATAACATTATAAAAGCAGTAGAAGCCGCCGTGACTCGAGATATGACCATCATTGCATTTACAGGTAAAGATGGCGGTGAACTTGCCGGACTATTAGGCGAATCGGATGTGGAAATTAGAATTCCATCTCATCGAACGCCTAGAATACACGAAGTGCACCTTCTTACTTTACATTGTCTGTGTGACCTAATTGACCAAGTCATATTTCCATCTCACGAGGGGTAA
- the rarD gene encoding EamA family transporter RarD has product MHTQPNTFLGVTLNVIASALFALMFAYTSLLGDLSGAEIYGWRIALTFPLLTIFVLCNGYWPQVKSLFNRILNERYFIITRFISALLIGIQLWLFMWAPGNGYGLAVSLGYFIMPITMVIVGWFAFKDRMSRFQKLACIFALCGILNQLVISQTLSWPTLVVCLGYPIYFWLRHKTNTNHIGGMWFDMMLSLPFSLYFIIQGGHVTQTLSTDFHFLWLVLGLGLISALALGFQSLSAPHLNLSLFGLLVYVEPVLLVLVAILLGETIAPTEWLTYIAIWLAVIVLIIEGGLSLKQTRVT; this is encoded by the coding sequence ATGCACACACAACCTAATACGTTTCTCGGCGTTACTCTGAATGTTATTGCATCAGCCCTCTTTGCCCTAATGTTTGCTTACACATCGCTGTTAGGGGATTTAAGTGGAGCAGAAATTTATGGATGGCGTATCGCTTTAACTTTTCCATTACTGACCATCTTTGTCCTTTGTAATGGCTATTGGCCGCAAGTAAAAAGCTTGTTCAATCGTATTCTAAATGAACGCTATTTCATTATCACTCGCTTTATATCGGCATTGTTAATCGGTATTCAACTTTGGCTTTTTATGTGGGCGCCAGGAAATGGATATGGCTTGGCAGTGTCACTTGGCTATTTCATTATGCCAATTACAATGGTCATAGTGGGTTGGTTTGCCTTTAAAGATCGAATGTCACGCTTTCAAAAACTAGCGTGTATATTTGCTCTATGTGGTATTTTAAATCAGCTCGTAATATCACAAACACTTAGTTGGCCAACGCTTGTTGTTTGTTTAGGTTACCCGATCTATTTTTGGCTTAGGCATAAAACTAACACCAATCACATCGGTGGAATGTGGTTTGACATGATGTTGAGTTTACCGTTTAGTCTGTACTTTATTATCCAAGGTGGTCATGTTACTCAAACACTTAGTACCGATTTCCATTTTTTATGGCTTGTTTTAGGGTTAGGACTGATCAGTGCCTTGGCCCTCGGATTTCAGTCTCTATCTGCACCGCACCTTAATTTGAGTCTATTTGGTTTGCTTGTGTACGTTGAACCTGTATTGCTAGTTTTGGTTGCTATTTTGCTTGGAGAAACTATAGCTCCGACTGAATGGCTAACATACATAGCAATTTGGTTGGCTGTCATTGTGCTGATTATTGAAGGAGGACTAAGTTTAAAGCAAACTCGGGTTACTTAA
- a CDS encoding BON domain-containing protein, protein MKKNILILVTFLFILNGCAQFQSDKVNQRQWQEKSINSNVDAINHSPQFSGKIRVTSEVNEGAVILIGQATDEETKKNVESYVQTLPGVKKTYNQIRVRPLISFDQISNDVWLTTKVKSAILSEDKLDNYTIKVVTENKEVFLIGSAPPEEAEIAANIARHVAGVNKVVKAFTNKTSDSSSVNSTPATNLNDSSTTQNNPDNIVDDSPMATDNSGLIIEEPNTLIDESDVSN, encoded by the coding sequence GTGAAAAAAAATATTCTAATTCTCGTTACTTTTTTATTTATATTAAATGGTTGTGCTCAATTTCAAAGTGATAAAGTGAATCAACGGCAATGGCAAGAAAAAAGCATTAACTCAAATGTTGATGCTATAAATCATTCTCCACAGTTCTCGGGGAAAATTAGGGTCACATCAGAAGTTAATGAAGGCGCGGTGATCTTAATTGGTCAAGCCACGGATGAAGAGACTAAAAAAAACGTTGAGAGCTACGTACAAACGTTGCCAGGCGTAAAGAAAACCTACAATCAAATTCGTGTTAGGCCGCTGATTTCTTTCGATCAAATTAGTAACGATGTTTGGTTAACCACCAAAGTGAAAAGTGCCATTTTATCGGAAGATAAACTCGACAATTACACCATCAAAGTCGTCACCGAAAATAAAGAAGTCTTTTTAATTGGTTCCGCACCACCAGAAGAAGCGGAAATTGCAGCCAATATTGCTCGCCATGTTGCAGGTGTAAATAAAGTTGTTAAAGCTTTTACGAATAAAACATCAGACTCAAGCAGCGTCAACAGCACACCGGCCACAAATCTTAATGACAGTAGCACAACACAAAACAATCCAGATAACATCGTGGATGACTCACCGATGGCCACAGATAATTCCGGCCTAATAATAGAAGAGCCAAATACATTAATCGATGAAAGCGATGTAAGTAATTAA
- a CDS encoding YraN family protein produces the protein MKPFTLKNKREIGSQYETLAKEYLIRQGLTFISSNYLSRFGEIDLIMKQANTFVFVEVKYRKSQKYGHAAEMVTYQKSQKLIKTAMVWLKQQGHTIDNTAFRFDVIAIHQQGHDVEWIKNAITQG, from the coding sequence ATGAAGCCTTTCACTCTCAAGAATAAAAGAGAGATAGGTTCTCAATACGAAACCTTGGCGAAAGAATATTTAATTCGCCAAGGCCTTACGTTTATTAGTAGCAATTATCTCTCTCGATTCGGTGAGATTGACTTGATCATGAAGCAGGCGAATACTTTCGTCTTTGTTGAAGTCAAATACCGAAAAAGTCAAAAATATGGTCATGCAGCGGAAATGGTTACTTATCAAAAAAGTCAAAAATTGATAAAAACCGCTATGGTCTGGTTAAAGCAACAAGGCCATACGATTGATAATACTGCATTTAGATTCGATGTTATCGCCATACACCAGCAAGGTCATGACGTCGAATGGATAAAAAACGCGATAACTCAAGGATAA
- the glmS gene encoding glutamine--fructose-6-phosphate transaminase (isomerizing) → MCGIVGAVAQRDVAEILVEGLRRLEYRGYDSAGVAVVDAQSNMTRVRRLGKVQELADAVEATEVFGGTGIAHTRWATHGEPSEINAHPHVSGDISVVHNGIIENHEALRSVLRERGYVFESQTDTEVIAHLVEWERRTSETLVDALQKAVKQLDGAYGTVVVDRKDPSRVVVARSGSPIVIGFGVGENFIASDQLALLSVTRRFMYLEEGDVAEVTRRDVTVFDSHGERIERTISESNAEHDAGDKGQYRHFMQKEIFEQPTALINTMEARLTNNTVITESIGVNAAEILSKVEHVQIIACGTSYNAGMTARYWFESLAGVSCDVEIASEFRYRKFVTRPNSLLITLSQSGETADTLAALRLAKEKGYMSAMTICNVAGSSLVRESDFAFMTRAGTEIGVASTKAFTTQLAALLMLVTAMGKQQQRIDSTKEAEIVEALHLLPSQIEKALAYDKEIEALAEDFADKHHTLFLGRGEYYPIALEASLKLKEISYIHAEAYAAGELKHGPLALIDADMPVVVVAPNNDLLEKLKSNIEEVRARGGLLYVFADVGAGFEADNSMKIINLPHVSEITAPIYYTIPMQLLSYHVALIKGTDVDQPRNLAKAVTVE, encoded by the coding sequence ATGTGTGGAATCGTCGGTGCTGTGGCACAACGAGATGTGGCTGAAATTTTGGTCGAAGGGTTACGTCGTTTAGAATACCGTGGTTACGACTCTGCCGGTGTGGCAGTGGTTGACGCTCAGTCGAACATGACGCGTGTACGCCGCCTTGGTAAGGTACAAGAACTAGCCGATGCGGTTGAAGCTACGGAAGTCTTTGGTGGTACTGGTATTGCACATACCCGTTGGGCTACGCATGGTGAACCTTCAGAAATTAATGCTCATCCTCATGTGTCAGGTGATATTTCAGTTGTGCATAACGGTATTATTGAAAACCACGAAGCGTTGCGCAGTGTGTTGCGTGAACGTGGATATGTATTTGAGTCGCAAACTGATACCGAAGTGATTGCACATTTAGTTGAATGGGAACGTCGTACCTCTGAAACGTTAGTGGACGCTTTACAAAAAGCGGTTAAGCAATTAGATGGTGCTTATGGCACAGTGGTCGTTGATCGTAAAGATCCAAGTCGTGTAGTGGTTGCGCGTTCTGGTAGCCCAATTGTGATTGGTTTTGGTGTAGGTGAAAACTTTATTGCTTCTGATCAGTTGGCATTGCTAAGTGTGACTCGCCGTTTTATGTATCTTGAAGAAGGTGATGTTGCAGAAGTGACTCGTCGCGATGTGACGGTATTTGATTCACATGGAGAACGCATTGAACGAACAATTTCCGAGTCGAATGCTGAGCATGACGCAGGGGATAAAGGTCAATATCGTCACTTTATGCAAAAAGAAATCTTTGAACAGCCAACGGCATTAATTAATACCATGGAAGCTCGTTTAACGAATAACACAGTGATCACTGAAAGTATCGGCGTGAATGCTGCTGAAATTTTATCCAAAGTAGAGCATGTACAAATTATTGCTTGTGGAACGTCTTATAATGCAGGAATGACCGCACGTTACTGGTTTGAGTCATTAGCGGGTGTGAGTTGTGATGTGGAAATTGCCTCTGAGTTCCGTTACCGCAAGTTTGTTACTCGTCCAAATAGCCTATTGATCACATTATCTCAGTCGGGTGAAACGGCAGATACCTTGGCAGCACTTCGCTTAGCGAAAGAAAAAGGTTACATGTCAGCAATGACGATTTGTAATGTAGCAGGTTCATCGCTGGTACGTGAGTCGGATTTTGCCTTTATGACACGCGCAGGCACTGAAATCGGCGTGGCTTCAACGAAAGCTTTTACGACTCAGTTAGCGGCGCTATTAATGCTGGTTACCGCTATGGGTAAGCAGCAGCAACGTATCGATAGCACAAAAGAAGCAGAAATTGTGGAAGCCTTGCATCTGCTGCCTTCTCAAATTGAAAAAGCACTCGCTTATGATAAGGAGATTGAAGCCTTAGCCGAAGATTTTGCTGATAAACATCACACGCTATTCTTAGGTCGTGGTGAGTATTACCCAATCGCACTAGAAGCATCTTTAAAGCTAAAGGAAATCTCTTATATTCACGCGGAAGCCTATGCTGCCGGTGAGCTAAAGCATGGCCCGCTAGCGTTAATTGATGCGGATATGCCAGTAGTGGTCGTTGCGCCAAATAATGACTTACTTGAAAAGCTTAAATCAAATATTGAAGAAGTTCGTGCCCGAGGCGGTTTACTGTATGTTTTTGCTGATGTTGGCGCAGGTTTTGAAGCTGACAATAGCATGAAGATCATCAACTTGCCTCATGTGAGTGAAATTACAGCGCCGATTTACTATACAATTCCAATGCAATTATTGTCGTATCATGTTGCTTTAATTAAAGGTACGGATGTCGATCAACCACGTAACCTAGCAAAAGCGGTAACGGTGGAGTAA
- a CDS encoding DeoR/GlpR family DNA-binding transcription regulator, with the protein MSKRNTQQRRHLIVQQVNEHGEVSVDELTKQFIISEVTIRKDLSALEASGLLLRRYGGAIALPKEIINEVFSEEVSKRKVSLAKAAASLIKDHHRIIIDSGSTTAALIDQLNDKRGLVVMTNSLNVANALNALESEPTLLMTGGTWDNHSESFQGQVAEQVLRSYDFDQLFIGADGIDLQRGTTTFNELLGLSQVMATSARRVVVMVESDKIGRKIPNLELAWQNIDVLVTDKSISTEQKAQIEQHNVQILIA; encoded by the coding sequence ATGTCTAAACGAAACACTCAACAACGCCGGCACTTGATCGTTCAGCAAGTAAATGAACATGGTGAGGTCAGTGTAGATGAGTTAACAAAGCAATTTATTATTTCTGAAGTGACTATTAGAAAAGACCTTTCTGCATTAGAAGCAAGTGGATTATTACTTCGTCGCTATGGTGGAGCAATCGCTTTGCCCAAAGAGATCATTAATGAAGTTTTTTCTGAAGAAGTTTCGAAACGAAAGGTTAGTCTAGCAAAGGCGGCAGCATCGCTAATTAAAGACCACCATCGAATTATTATTGATAGTGGAAGTACAACCGCGGCATTGATTGATCAACTTAATGATAAAAGAGGGCTGGTTGTGATGACTAATTCTCTTAATGTTGCCAATGCGCTAAATGCGTTGGAAAGTGAACCGACTCTCTTGATGACTGGGGGCACTTGGGATAACCATTCGGAATCTTTCCAAGGCCAAGTGGCTGAGCAAGTCTTACGTTCATACGATTTTGATCAGTTATTTATCGGTGCTGATGGCATTGATTTACAACGTGGTACGACAACATTTAATGAATTATTAGGATTAAGCCAAGTGATGGCAACATCAGCAAGACGCGTTGTCGTGATGGTTGAATCCGACAAAATTGGTCGAAAAATTCCAAATTTAGAATTGGCATGGCAAAACATTGACGTGCTCGTTACCGATAAAAGCATCAGTACTGAACAAAAAGCGCAAATTGAACAACATAATGTGCAAATACTGATCGCTTAA